The Pseudomonas wenzhouensis genome has a segment encoding these proteins:
- a CDS encoding UDP-N-acetylmuramoyl-tripeptide--D-alanyl-D-alanine ligase has product MLKSWLLSDVAADLSARLIGADVAFSAVGTDSRTIAAGQLFVALTGPRFDGHDYLADVAAKGAVAALVEREVANAPLPQLLVADTRLALGQLGALNRQAFTGPLAAVTGSSGKTSVKEMLASILRAALNGAVLATRGNLNNDLGAPLTLLELAPEHRAGVIELGANHVGEIAYTVSLTRPQVAIITNAGNAHVGEFGGPEKIIEAKGEILEGLPNDGVAVLNLDDKAFLTWQRRAAGRKVLSFALRDTRADFHGSDLARDAGGCQGFTLRSPLGSAHIQLNLLGEHNVANALAACAAAHALGMPLSAMVEGLQNLQPVKGRAVAQLAPNGVRVIDDSYNANPVAMCAAVDILAGFSGRTVLVLGDMGELGEWAEQGHRDVGRHAAGKVDALYAVGPLMRFAVEEFGAKGRHFVDHAELIAALRAEQAGSTLLIKGSRSAAMDKVVAALCDVAGENH; this is encoded by the coding sequence ATGCTTAAATCCTGGCTGCTCAGCGACGTCGCCGCCGACCTCAGTGCGCGCCTGATCGGTGCCGATGTGGCGTTCTCCGCCGTTGGCACCGACAGCCGTACCATCGCTGCCGGGCAACTGTTCGTGGCGCTCACCGGGCCGCGGTTCGACGGTCATGATTATCTGGCCGACGTCGCTGCCAAGGGCGCCGTTGCCGCGCTGGTCGAGCGTGAGGTGGCCAATGCACCGTTGCCGCAGTTGCTGGTGGCTGACACGCGTCTGGCGCTCGGTCAGCTGGGCGCGCTCAATCGTCAGGCCTTTACCGGCCCGCTGGCTGCCGTGACCGGCTCCAGTGGCAAGACCAGCGTCAAGGAAATGCTCGCGTCCATTCTGCGCGCCGCCCTGAACGGCGCGGTGCTGGCCACGCGCGGCAACCTCAATAACGATCTTGGCGCGCCGCTGACCCTGCTGGAGCTGGCGCCTGAGCATCGCGCCGGGGTGATCGAGCTGGGCGCCAACCATGTCGGCGAGATCGCCTACACCGTCAGCCTGACCCGGCCGCAGGTGGCGATCATCACCAATGCCGGCAATGCCCATGTCGGTGAGTTCGGCGGCCCGGAGAAAATCATCGAAGCTAAGGGCGAGATTCTCGAAGGTCTGCCGAACGATGGCGTGGCCGTGCTCAATCTGGATGACAAGGCCTTCCTTACCTGGCAGCGCCGCGCCGCCGGACGCAAGGTGCTCAGCTTCGCCCTGCGCGACACCCGCGCCGATTTCCACGGCAGCGATCTGGCCCGTGATGCGGGCGGCTGCCAGGGCTTCACCCTGCGCAGCCCGCTTGGCAGTGCGCATATCCAGCTCAATCTGCTCGGTGAGCACAACGTCGCCAATGCCCTGGCGGCCTGCGCTGCCGCTCATGCGCTGGGCATGCCGCTGTCTGCCATGGTCGAAGGCTTGCAAAATCTGCAACCGGTCAAGGGCCGTGCTGTCGCGCAACTGGCGCCGAATGGCGTGCGGGTGATCGATGACAGTTACAACGCCAATCCTGTAGCCATGTGCGCTGCGGTGGATATACTCGCCGGCTTTTCCGGGCGCACCGTTCTGGTGCTCGGAGACATGGGCGAGCTGGGCGAGTGGGCCGAGCAGGGCCATCGCGATGTTGGCCGTCATGCCGCCGGCAAGGTCGACGCACTGTATGCCGTTGGCCCGCTGATGCGCTTCGCGGTCGAGGAGTTCGGCGCCAAGGGGCGTCATTTCGTCGACCATGCCGAGCTGATCGCCGCGCTTCGTGCCGAACAGGCCGGCAGCACACTACTAATCAAGGGTTCACGCAGCGCCGCCATGGACAAGGTCGTGGCAGCGCTGTGCGACGTAGCTGGGGAGAATCACTAA
- the mraY gene encoding phospho-N-acetylmuramoyl-pentapeptide-transferase — protein sequence MLLLLAEYLQQFHKGFAVFQYLTLRGILGVLTALALSLWLGPWMIRTLQVRQIGQSVRNDGPQSHLSKKGTPTMGGALILTAIAVSTLLWADLSNRYVWVVLAVTLAFGAIGWVDDYRKVIEKNSRGLPSRWKYFWQSVFGLAAAVFLYMTAQSPVETTLIVPLLKDVAIPLGVGFVVLTYFVIVGTSNAVNLTDGLDGLAILPTVMVGGALGIFCYLSGNVNFAEYLLIPYVPGSGELIVFCAALVGAGLGFLWFNTYPAQVFMGDVGALALGAALGTIAVIVRQEIVLFIMGGVFVMETLSVMIQVASFKLTGKRVFRMAPIHHHFELKGWPEPRVIVRFWIITVILVLIGLATLKLR from the coding sequence ATGCTGCTGCTGCTGGCGGAGTACCTGCAACAGTTCCACAAGGGCTTCGCGGTCTTTCAGTACCTGACCCTGCGCGGCATTCTCGGCGTGCTTACCGCCCTGGCGCTGTCGCTGTGGCTCGGCCCGTGGATGATCCGCACCCTGCAGGTGCGCCAGATCGGCCAGTCGGTGCGTAACGATGGCCCGCAATCGCACCTGTCGAAGAAGGGCACGCCGACCATGGGCGGTGCGCTGATTCTCACCGCCATCGCCGTCAGCACCCTGCTCTGGGCCGACCTGTCCAACCGTTACGTGTGGGTGGTGCTGGCCGTGACCCTGGCATTCGGCGCCATCGGCTGGGTCGACGACTACCGCAAGGTGATCGAGAAGAACTCGCGCGGCCTGCCGAGCCGCTGGAAGTATTTCTGGCAGTCGGTGTTCGGCCTGGCAGCGGCGGTCTTCCTTTATATGACGGCGCAGAGCCCGGTGGAGACCACCCTGATCGTGCCGCTGCTCAAGGATGTCGCCATTCCCCTGGGCGTCGGCTTCGTGGTGCTGACCTACTTCGTTATCGTCGGCACCAGCAATGCGGTGAACCTCACCGACGGTCTCGACGGTCTGGCCATTCTGCCGACCGTGATGGTCGGTGGTGCGCTGGGCATCTTCTGCTACCTGTCGGGCAACGTGAACTTCGCCGAATACCTGCTGATTCCGTACGTGCCGGGCTCCGGTGAGCTGATCGTGTTCTGCGCTGCGCTGGTCGGTGCCGGTCTGGGCTTTCTGTGGTTCAACACCTATCCGGCGCAGGTGTTCATGGGCGACGTCGGCGCGCTGGCGCTTGGTGCTGCGCTGGGCACCATCGCCGTGATCGTTCGCCAGGAAATCGTGCTGTTCATCATGGGCGGCGTGTTCGTCATGGAAACCCTGTCGGTGATGATCCAGGTGGCCAGCTTCAAGCTGACCGGCAAGCGTGTGTTCCGCATGGCGCCGATTCACCACCATTTCGAACTCAAGGGCTGGCCCGAGCCGCGTGTGATCGTCCGTTTCTGGATCATCACCGTGATTCTCGTGCTGATCGGCCTGGCCACCCTGAAACTGAGGTAA
- the murD gene encoding UDP-N-acetylmuramoyl-L-alanine--D-glutamate ligase yields the protein MTLIASDQFRIVVGLGKSGMSLVRFLAQQGVRFAVADTRANPPELETLKRDYPQVEVRCGELDVEFLCRASELYVSPGLAVATPALAAAAARGVKLSGDIDLFARHAKAPIIAITGSNAKSTVTTLVGEMAAAAGKRVAVGGNLGTPALDLLADDVELYVLELSSFQLETTDQLNAEVATCLNISEDHMDRYSGLPAYHLAKHRIFRGARQVVINRDDALSRPLIADQVTCWEFGLGKPDFKRFGLLEENGEKSLAFRFEALLPVSELKIRGAHNQSNALAALALGHAVGLPMDAMLATLRQFAGLPHRCQWVGERAGVNYYDDSKATNVGAALAAIDGLGGDIAGKLVLIAGGDGKGADFSALKAPVARFCRAVVLLGRDAERLAEALGDAAPLVRVQTLDEAVQRCSELAEAGDAVLLSPACASLDMFKNFEERGRLFAQAVGGLSC from the coding sequence GTGACCCTGATCGCTTCCGACCAGTTCCGCATCGTTGTCGGCCTCGGCAAGAGCGGCATGTCCCTGGTGCGCTTCCTGGCGCAGCAGGGCGTGCGCTTCGCCGTGGCCGATACGCGCGCGAACCCGCCGGAGCTGGAGACGCTCAAGCGTGACTACCCGCAGGTGGAAGTGCGTTGTGGCGAGCTGGACGTGGAGTTCCTCTGCCGCGCCTCGGAGCTGTACGTGAGCCCGGGCCTGGCCGTGGCCACTCCGGCGTTGGCGGCAGCGGCTGCGCGCGGGGTGAAGCTGTCCGGCGATATCGACCTGTTCGCCCGTCACGCCAAGGCGCCGATCATCGCCATCACCGGCTCCAACGCCAAGAGCACCGTCACCACCCTGGTCGGCGAGATGGCGGCCGCCGCCGGTAAGCGTGTCGCCGTGGGCGGCAACCTCGGTACGCCGGCACTGGATCTGCTGGCGGACGACGTCGAGCTGTACGTGCTGGAGCTGTCCAGCTTCCAGCTGGAAACCACCGATCAGCTCAATGCCGAAGTGGCCACCTGTCTGAACATCAGCGAAGACCACATGGATCGCTACAGCGGGCTGCCGGCCTATCACCTGGCCAAGCACCGGATTTTCCGTGGCGCCCGCCAGGTGGTGATCAACCGCGACGACGCGCTGTCGCGCCCTTTGATTGCAGATCAGGTGACCTGCTGGGAATTCGGCCTGGGCAAACCAGATTTCAAACGCTTCGGTCTGCTCGAAGAGAATGGCGAGAAATCCCTGGCGTTTCGCTTCGAGGCGCTGCTGCCGGTGAGCGAACTGAAGATCCGTGGCGCGCACAACCAGTCCAACGCCCTGGCGGCGCTGGCGCTCGGTCATGCCGTGGGCCTGCCGATGGACGCCATGCTGGCCACCCTGCGCCAGTTCGCCGGGCTGCCGCATCGTTGCCAGTGGGTCGGTGAGCGCGCCGGTGTGAACTACTACGACGATTCCAAGGCCACCAATGTCGGCGCGGCGCTGGCGGCTATCGACGGCCTGGGTGGCGATATTGCCGGCAAGCTGGTGTTGATCGCCGGTGGCGATGGCAAGGGCGCCGACTTCTCCGCGCTCAAGGCGCCGGTGGCACGCTTCTGCCGCGCCGTGGTGCTGCTCGGTCGTGATGCCGAGCGCCTGGCCGAGGCCTTGGGTGATGCGGCGCCGCTGGTGCGCGTGCAAACCCTGGACGAGGCGGTGCAGCGCTGCAGCGAACTGGCCGAGGCGGGTGATGCCGTGCTGCTGTCGCCGGCCTGCGCCAGCCTGGATATGTTCAAGAACTTCGAAGAGCGCGGGCGTCTGTTCGCCCAGGCGGTGGGAGGTTTGTCATGTTGA
- the ftsW gene encoding putative lipid II flippase FtsW, with the protein MLTDFLHVRPSPLLGRGFDVDFPMLAGCLALLGLGLVMITSASSEVAAALSGNPLYHMIRHLIYLVIGLGAAGVVLMIPMSFWQRYGWMLLLAAFGLLVLVLIPGIGREVNGARRWIGFGAFNVQPSEIAKVFVVVYLAGYLVRRQEEVRESWMGFFKPFVVLLPMAGLLLLEPDFGATVVMMGSAMAMLFLGGVGMLRFGLMVALAVGAVFVLVQTQEYRLQRLITFTDPWADQYGAGYQLTQALIAFGRGEWFGVGLGNSIQKQFYLPEAHTDFVFSVLAEELGLVGALTTLGLFVFVCVRGLYIGLWAEKAKQFFSAYVAYGLSFLWIGQFLINIGVNTGLLPTKGLTLPFLSYGGSSLVICCVSLALLLRIEWERRNVLGNEDIEFSEADFAEPSKEVAHAR; encoded by the coding sequence ATGTTGACGGACTTCCTCCACGTTCGGCCTTCGCCGCTGCTCGGGCGCGGCTTCGATGTCGATTTCCCGATGCTGGCCGGCTGTCTCGCTCTGCTCGGCCTGGGCCTGGTGATGATCACCTCGGCTTCCTCGGAAGTGGCGGCGGCGCTGTCCGGTAATCCGCTGTACCACATGATTCGCCATCTGATTTACCTGGTCATCGGCCTGGGTGCTGCCGGTGTCGTGCTGATGATCCCGATGAGTTTCTGGCAGCGTTATGGCTGGATGCTCCTGCTGGCGGCGTTCGGTCTGCTGGTGTTGGTGCTGATCCCCGGTATCGGCCGCGAGGTCAACGGTGCGCGACGCTGGATCGGCTTCGGCGCGTTCAACGTGCAGCCGTCGGAAATCGCCAAGGTGTTCGTCGTGGTCTACCTGGCCGGTTATCTGGTGCGCCGTCAGGAAGAGGTGCGCGAGAGCTGGATGGGCTTCTTCAAACCCTTTGTGGTGTTGCTGCCGATGGCCGGTCTGCTGCTGTTGGAGCCGGACTTCGGTGCCACCGTGGTGATGATGGGCTCGGCCATGGCCATGCTGTTCCTCGGCGGCGTCGGCATGCTGCGCTTCGGTTTGATGGTGGCGCTGGCGGTCGGTGCCGTGTTCGTTCTGGTACAGACCCAGGAATATCGCCTGCAGCGTCTGATCACCTTTACCGACCCCTGGGCCGATCAATATGGCGCTGGTTACCAACTGACCCAGGCGCTGATTGCCTTTGGTCGCGGTGAATGGTTTGGCGTTGGCCTGGGCAACAGCATCCAGAAGCAGTTCTACCTGCCGGAAGCGCACACCGACTTCGTTTTTTCGGTACTGGCCGAGGAGCTGGGGCTGGTCGGTGCGCTGACCACTTTGGGGCTGTTCGTTTTCGTCTGCGTGCGTGGTCTGTATATCGGCCTGTGGGCGGAAAAGGCCAAGCAGTTCTTCTCCGCCTACGTCGCCTATGGCCTGTCCTTCCTGTGGATCGGTCAGTTCCTGATCAATATCGGCGTGAACACCGGCCTGCTGCCGACCAAGGGGCTGACCCTGCCATTCCTCAGCTACGGCGGCTCGTCGCTGGTGATCTGCTGCGTCAGCCTGGCGCTGCTGCTGCGTATCGAATGGGAGCGGCGCAACGTGTTGGGTAACGAGGATATCGAGTTCAGCGAAGCGGATTTCGCCGAGCCGAGCAAGGAGGTCGCCCATGCGCGGTAA
- the murG gene encoding undecaprenyldiphospho-muramoylpentapeptide beta-N-acetylglucosaminyltransferase encodes MRGNVLIMAGGTGGHVFPALACAREFQARGYAVHWLGTPRGIENELVPQAGLPLHLINVSGLRGKGKLSLLKAPFQLLRSLLQARRIVRELQPVCVLGMGGYVTGPGGLAARLAGVPLIIHEQNAVAGTANRLLSRIATRICEAFPNTFAASDKRRTTGNPVREELFLETSREPLAGRKPKLLVLGGSLGAEPLNKLLPAALQQIPAELRPQVFHQAGKQHAEITAERYREAAVEAEVAPFIKDMARAYGWADLVVCRAGALTVSELAAAGLPSFLVPLPHAIDDHQSRNAEYLAKEGAAVLLAQHATDAATLAAQLTEVLMHLEKLNVMGATARRLAKPDATRTVVDICQEVMRG; translated from the coding sequence ATGCGCGGTAATGTGCTGATCATGGCCGGCGGCACCGGCGGTCACGTATTCCCGGCGCTGGCCTGCGCGCGTGAATTCCAGGCACGCGGTTACGCCGTGCACTGGCTGGGCACGCCGCGTGGCATCGAGAACGAGCTGGTGCCTCAGGCCGGTTTACCGCTGCATCTGATCAACGTCAGCGGCCTGCGTGGCAAGGGCAAGCTGTCCCTGCTCAAGGCGCCATTCCAGTTGCTGCGTTCGCTGCTGCAGGCGCGGCGTATCGTGCGTGAGCTGCAGCCGGTGTGCGTGCTGGGCATGGGCGGTTATGTCACCGGGCCTGGCGGCCTGGCTGCGCGCCTGGCTGGCGTGCCGTTGATCATCCATGAACAAAACGCCGTGGCCGGCACTGCCAATCGCCTGCTGTCGCGTATTGCCACGCGCATCTGCGAAGCCTTCCCGAACACCTTCGCGGCTTCCGACAAGCGCCGCACCACCGGCAACCCGGTGCGTGAGGAGCTGTTCCTGGAAACCTCGCGCGAGCCGCTGGCCGGGCGCAAGCCGAAATTGCTGGTCCTCGGCGGCAGCCTGGGCGCCGAGCCGCTGAACAAACTGCTGCCGGCGGCGCTGCAGCAAATCCCTGCCGAGTTGCGCCCACAGGTGTTCCACCAGGCCGGTAAACAACATGCCGAGATCACTGCGGAGCGTTATCGCGAAGCTGCGGTCGAAGCCGAGGTCGCGCCGTTCATCAAGGATATGGCGCGCGCCTATGGCTGGGCCGATCTGGTGGTGTGCCGTGCCGGTGCGCTGACCGTCAGCGAGCTGGCCGCAGCCGGTCTGCCGTCGTTCCTGGTGCCGCTGCCGCACGCGATCGACGACCACCAGAGCCGCAATGCCGAATACCTGGCGAAGGAGGGCGCTGCCGTCCTGCTTGCGCAACATGCCACTGACGCGGCCACGCTTGCCGCGCAGCTTACCGAGGTTCTGATGCACCTGGAAAAACTCAACGTCATGGGCGCCACCGCGCGTCGCCTGGCCAAGCCTGATGCCACCCGCACGGTGGTCGACATTTGCCAGGAGGTGATGCGTGGCTAA
- the murC gene encoding UDP-N-acetylmuramate--L-alanine ligase, translating into MRRIRRIHFVGIGGVGMCGIAEVLLNLGYEVSGSDLKASAVTERLENFGATIFIGHRAENAEQADVLVVSSAVNTSNPEVATALERRIPVVPRAEMLAELMRYRHGIAVAGTHGKTTTTSLLASVFAAGGLDPTFVIGGRLNAAGTNAQLGSSRFLIAEADESDASFLHLQPMVSVVTNIDADHMSTYGGDFNRLKKTFIEFLHNLPFYGLAVLCVDDPVVRELLPQVGRPTVTYGFAEDADVRAINVRQEGMRTYFTVLRPDCEPLDVSVNMPGNHNVLNALATIAIATDEGIDDAAIVSGLSGFQGVGRRFQVYGELPVDDGSVMLVDDYGHHPREVAAVIKAVRGGWPERRLVMVYQPHRYSRTRDLYDDFVQVLGEANVLLLVEVYPAGEEPIPGADSRQLCHSIRQRGQLDPIYVERGADLAPLLKPLLRAGDILLCQGAGDIGAVAPQLIKHPLFVGESK; encoded by the coding sequence ATGCGCCGTATCCGCCGTATTCACTTCGTCGGTATCGGCGGCGTGGGCATGTGCGGCATCGCCGAGGTGCTGCTCAACCTGGGTTACGAAGTCTCCGGCTCCGACCTCAAGGCCTCGGCTGTGACCGAGCGCCTGGAAAACTTCGGTGCGACCATTTTTATCGGTCACCGTGCGGAGAACGCCGAGCAGGCTGACGTGCTGGTGGTATCCAGCGCCGTCAACACCAGCAACCCGGAGGTCGCCACTGCGCTGGAGCGTCGTATCCCGGTGGTGCCACGTGCCGAGATGCTCGCCGAGCTGATGCGCTACCGCCACGGCATCGCCGTGGCCGGCACCCATGGCAAGACCACCACCACCAGCCTGCTGGCCTCGGTGTTCGCCGCTGGCGGCCTTGATCCGACCTTCGTCATCGGTGGCCGCCTGAACGCTGCCGGCACCAATGCCCAGCTCGGCTCCAGCCGCTTCCTGATCGCCGAAGCCGACGAGAGCGACGCCAGCTTCCTGCACCTGCAGCCGATGGTTTCGGTGGTCACCAATATCGACGCCGACCACATGAGCACCTATGGCGGCGACTTCAACCGACTGAAGAAGACCTTCATCGAGTTCCTGCACAACCTGCCGTTCTACGGCCTGGCCGTGCTCTGCGTGGATGACCCGGTGGTGCGCGAGCTGCTGCCGCAGGTCGGCCGCCCGACCGTGACCTACGGCTTTGCCGAGGATGCCGACGTGCGCGCGATCAACGTGCGTCAGGAAGGCATGCGCACCTACTTCACCGTACTGCGCCCGGACTGCGAGCCGCTCGACGTGTCGGTGAACATGCCGGGCAACCACAACGTCCTCAATGCCCTGGCGACCATCGCCATCGCCACCGACGAAGGCATCGACGATGCCGCCATCGTCAGCGGCCTGTCGGGCTTCCAGGGTGTCGGTCGGCGCTTCCAGGTCTACGGCGAACTGCCGGTGGACGATGGCAGCGTGATGCTGGTCGACGACTACGGCCATCACCCGCGCGAAGTCGCTGCCGTGATCAAAGCCGTGCGTGGCGGCTGGCCGGAGCGTCGTCTGGTGATGGTCTACCAGCCGCACCGCTACAGCCGCACCCGCGATCTGTACGACGACTTCGTGCAGGTGCTGGGTGAAGCCAATGTACTGCTGCTGGTGGAGGTCTACCCGGCCGGCGAAGAGCCGATTCCCGGCGCCGACAGCCGCCAGCTGTGCCACAGCATCCGCCAGCGTGGCCAGCTCGACCCGATCTACGTCGAGCGTGGCGCCGATCTGGCGCCGCTGCTCAAACCGCTGCTGCGTGCCGGCGACATCCTGCTGTGCCAGGGCGCGGGCGATATCGGCGCGGTGGCACCGCAACTGATCAAACACCCGCTGTTCGTGGGGGAGTCGAAATGA
- a CDS encoding D-alanine--D-alanine ligase, with translation MSLHSTLDPKAFGRVAVLFGGKSAEREVSLKSGNAVLSALQAAGVDAFGIDVGDDFLQRLNSEKIDRAFIVLHGRGGEDGSMQGLLECAGIPYTGSGILASALAMDKLRTKQVWHSLGLPTPRHAVLTSQADCEAAAAELGFPLIVKPAHEGSSIGMAKVDSVEALIAAWQDAARYDSQVLVEQWIAGLEYTIAVLRGEVLPPIGLGTPHTFYDYDAKYLADDTQYRIPCGLSAEKEAELKELIARACEAVGTQGWARADVMQDANGQFWLLEVNTVPGMTDHSLVPMAARAAGLDFQQLVLAILADSVEARG, from the coding sequence ATGAGTTTGCACAGTACCCTCGATCCCAAGGCTTTCGGTCGCGTCGCCGTACTGTTCGGTGGCAAGAGCGCCGAGCGCGAGGTGTCGCTGAAATCCGGTAATGCCGTGCTCAGCGCCCTGCAGGCGGCTGGCGTGGACGCCTTCGGCATCGACGTGGGGGATGATTTCCTGCAGCGCCTGAACAGCGAGAAGATCGACCGTGCCTTCATCGTGCTGCACGGCCGTGGTGGCGAGGATGGCTCCATGCAGGGGCTGCTCGAGTGCGCCGGCATTCCCTACACCGGCAGCGGCATCCTCGCCTCGGCGCTGGCGATGGACAAGCTGCGCACCAAACAGGTCTGGCACAGCCTTGGCCTGCCGACGCCGCGTCATGCCGTGCTGACTTCGCAGGCCGACTGCGAAGCGGCAGCTGCCGAATTGGGCTTCCCGCTGATCGTCAAACCGGCGCATGAAGGCTCAAGCATCGGCATGGCCAAGGTCGACAGCGTCGAGGCGCTGATCGCTGCCTGGCAGGACGCCGCACGCTACGACAGCCAGGTGCTGGTCGAACAGTGGATCGCCGGCCTCGAATACACCATCGCCGTGCTGCGTGGCGAGGTGCTGCCGCCCATTGGCCTCGGCACCCCGCACACCTTCTACGACTACGACGCCAAGTATCTGGCCGATGACACCCAGTACCGCATCCCCTGCGGCCTCTCGGCCGAGAAAGAGGCGGAACTGAAAGAGCTGATCGCGCGTGCCTGCGAGGCCGTGGGCACTCAGGGCTGGGCGCGCGCCGATGTGATGCAAGATGCCAACGGCCAGTTCTGGCTGCTGGAAGTGAACACGGTACCGGGCATGACCGATCACAGCCTGGTGCCAATGGCTGCGCGTGCTGCCGGCCTGGATTTCCAGCAACTGGTGCTGGCGATCCTGGCTGACAGCGTCGAGGCGAGGGGTTAA
- a CDS encoding cell division protein FtsQ/DivIB, producing the protein MSIALRHQDTLRAPLRGKPAPRGASRLVAKEPMRLRLPKADFSWVGRLLWPLLLVALGFGAYEGAQRLLPYADRPIARISVQGDLAYISQQAVQRRIAPFIEASFFSVDLRGMREELERMPWIAHAEVRRVWPDQIDVRLEEQLPIARWGDEALLNNQGQAFAPQELDNYQHLPQLYGPQRAQPKVMQQYQMLSQLLRPMGFTVVGLQLRERGSWFLSATENASGQRIDILLGRDHVVEKMRRFAAIYERELIDQSANIARIDLRYANGLAVAWREPVEPAAAEQKVN; encoded by the coding sequence ATGAGCATCGCTCTGCGTCATCAGGACACGCTGAGGGCTCCGCTGCGCGGCAAGCCCGCGCCGCGTGGCGCCAGCCGTCTGGTGGCCAAGGAGCCGATGCGCCTGCGTTTGCCCAAGGCTGATTTCTCCTGGGTAGGCCGTTTGCTTTGGCCGTTGCTGCTGGTCGCTCTGGGTTTCGGCGCCTATGAAGGTGCGCAGCGTCTGCTGCCCTATGCCGACCGCCCGATTGCACGCATCAGCGTGCAGGGCGACCTGGCCTATATCAGCCAGCAGGCAGTGCAGCGGCGCATCGCGCCATTTATCGAGGCGAGTTTTTTCAGCGTCGATCTGCGCGGCATGCGTGAAGAACTGGAGCGTATGCCCTGGATTGCCCATGCCGAAGTGCGTCGCGTCTGGCCGGATCAGATTGACGTACGCCTGGAAGAACAGCTGCCCATTGCTCGTTGGGGCGACGAGGCGCTGCTCAACAACCAGGGCCAGGCCTTCGCCCCGCAGGAGCTGGACAACTATCAGCACCTGCCGCAGCTCTATGGTCCTCAGCGTGCGCAGCCCAAGGTGATGCAGCAATACCAGATGCTCAGCCAGTTGCTGCGGCCGATGGGCTTTACCGTGGTCGGGCTGCAGTTGCGCGAGCGCGGCAGCTGGTTCCTCTCGGCCACCGAGAACGCCAGCGGCCAGCGCATCGACATCCTGCTGGGACGTGATCACGTGGTGGAAAAAATGCGTCGTTTCGCCGCCATCTATGAGCGGGAACTGATCGATCAGAGCGCGAACATCGCGCGCATCGACCTGCGTTATGCCAACGGCCTGGCCGTGGCCTGGCGTGAGCCGGTGGAGCCGGCTGCGGCCGAGCAGAAAGTGAATTGA
- the ftsA gene encoding cell division protein FtsA — MNSAQSGKMIVGLDIGTSKVVALVGEVTADGQLEIVGIGTHPSRGLKKGVVVNIESTVASIQRAVEEAQLMAGCRIHSAFVGVAGNHIRSLNSHGIVAIRDREVSPADIERVLDAAQAVAIPADQRVLHTLAQDYVIDNQEGVREPLGMSGVRLEAKVHVVTCAVNAAQNIEKCVRRCGLEVDDIILEQLASAYSVLTEDEKELGVCLVDIGGGTTDIAIFTEGAIRHTAVIPIAGDQVTNDIAMALRTPTQYAEEIKIRYACALAKLAGAGETIKVPSVGDRPPRDLSRQSLAEVVEPRYDELFTLVQAELRRSGYEDLIPAGIVMTGGTAKMEGAVELAEEIFHMPVRLGVPHSVKGMGDVVRNPIYSTGVGLLMYGLQKQNDGISMSVGSPYQDESKPPVLERIKRWVQGNF, encoded by the coding sequence ATGAATAGCGCGCAGAGCGGCAAGATGATCGTTGGCCTGGACATCGGCACCTCCAAGGTGGTGGCGCTGGTGGGCGAGGTGACGGCCGACGGCCAGCTGGAAATCGTCGGCATCGGTACCCATCCGTCGCGCGGGCTGAAGAAGGGCGTGGTGGTCAATATCGAGTCCACCGTGGCTTCGATCCAGCGTGCCGTGGAAGAAGCGCAACTGATGGCCGGTTGCCGCATCCATTCGGCATTCGTTGGCGTGGCCGGCAATCACATCCGCAGCCTGAACAGCCACGGCATCGTCGCCATCCGTGATCGTGAAGTGAGCCCGGCCGATATCGAGCGCGTGCTCGACGCCGCGCAGGCCGTGGCGATTCCGGCAGACCAGCGCGTGCTGCACACCCTGGCGCAGGATTACGTGATCGACAACCAGGAAGGCGTGCGCGAGCCGCTGGGCATGTCCGGCGTGCGCCTGGAAGCCAAGGTGCACGTGGTCACCTGCGCCGTGAATGCGGCGCAGAACATCGAGAAATGCGTGCGCCGCTGCGGCCTGGAAGTCGACGACATCATCCTCGAACAGCTGGCCTCGGCCTATTCGGTACTGACCGAGGACGAGAAAGAGCTGGGCGTGTGCCTGGTGGACATCGGCGGTGGCACCACCGATATCGCCATCTTCACCGAAGGTGCGATTCGTCACACGGCGGTGATCCCGATTGCCGGTGATCAGGTCACCAACGATATCGCCATGGCCCTGCGTACGCCGACCCAGTACGCCGAGGAAATCAAGATTCGCTACGCCTGCGCCCTGGCCAAGCTGGCCGGTGCCGGTGAAACCATCAAGGTGCCGAGCGTCGGTGATCGTCCGCCGCGCGACCTGTCGCGCCAGTCCCTGGCCGAGGTGGTCGAGCCGCGCTACGACGAGCTGTTTACCCTGGTACAGGCCGAGCTGCGTCGCAGTGGCTACGAAGATCTGATTCCGGCCGGGATCGTCATGACCGGCGGTACGGCGAAGATGGAAGGCGCGGTCGAACTGGCCGAGGAAATCTTTCATATGCCGGTACGCCTTGGTGTGCCGCATAGCGTCAAGGGCATGGGCGACGTCGTGCGCAACCCGATTTATTCCACCGGTGTGGGGCTGCTGATGTACGGGCTGCAGAAGCAGAACGACGGCATTTCCATGTCGGTGGGCAGTCCTTATCAGGACGAGAGCAAACCCCCGGTACTCGAACGCATCAAGCGTTGGGTACAAGGCAATTTCTGA